The following are encoded together in the Lactuca sativa cultivar Salinas chromosome 1, Lsat_Salinas_v11, whole genome shotgun sequence genome:
- the LOC111912643 gene encoding protein DUF642 L-GALACTONO-1,4-LACTONE-RESPONSIVE GENE 2: protein MAKFVSILLVFSLAYTSVVSAASPPTPTEGLLPNGDFEQPPKASNIRKKVLIGKNALPKWEISGIVEYTQGGPQPDGMYIPVAHGVHAVILGNEAKISQTIPVKAGSLYAITFGASRTCAQQQMLRVSVPPHSGDLPLKTLYCADGGDVYAYGFRANSSSVRLTFHNPGVEEDPKCGPIIDAVAIKELHPPRLTSHNLVKNGGFEEGPRLLVNSSNGVLLPPQQQDHTSPLPGWIIESLKAVKFIDSKHYNVPHGDSAVELLAGRESAVTQILRTVPNKLYTLSFAIGDSKDWCLGDMIVEAFAAKEKLKVPFKSEGKGEWKMVSMKFKATSSRTRVSFHSSYYHTRADDTVSLCGPVIDEVRVLSVRA from the exons ATGGCGAAATTTGTCTCCATTCTGCTTGTTTTCTCCTTAGCTTACACTTCTGTTGTTTCTGCTGCTTCTCCTCCAACTCCAACGGAAG GTCTCTTACCAAACGGAGACTTTGAACAACCACCGAAGGCAAGCAACATTAGAAAAAAAGTCCTGATTGGCAAAAACGCTTTACCAAAATGGGAGATTAGCGGTATTGTGGAATACACACAGGGCGGACCTCAGCCTGACGGTATGTACATCCCCGTCGCACACGGCGTCCACGCCGTCATACTCGGGAACGAAGCAAAAATCTCCCAAACGATACCCGTGAAAGCTGGATCTTTGTACGCTATAACCTTCGGAGCTTCAAGAACATGTGCGCAGCAGCAGATGTTAAGAGTGTCTGTGCCACCACACTCCGGGGATCTTCCGCTCAAGACTTTGTACTGTGCTGACGGTGGCGATGTGTATGCGTATGGTTTCAGGGCTAATTCAAGCAGCGTGAGGTTAACCTTCCACAACCCTGGTGTAGAAGAAGATCCCAAATGTGGCCCAATCATTGATGCAGTCGCCATTAAGGAACTCCACCCTCCTAGACTTACTTCAC ATAACTTGGTGAAAAATGGTGGATTCGAGGAAGGTCCACGTCTATTAGTAAACTCCTCCAATGGCGTCCTTCTCCCTCCTCAACAACAAGACCACACATCTCCTCTCCCCGGGTGGATCATCGAGTCTCTTAAAGCTGTTAAATTCATCGACTCCAAGCATTACAACGTCCCACATGGCGACTCAGCCGTTGAGCTGTTGGCTGGGAGAGAAAGCGCCGTCACACAAATCCTCAGAACAGTACCCAACAAACTCTACACCCTTTCATTCGCCATTGGAGATTCCAAGGACTGGTGTCTTGGAGACATGATTGTTGAAGCATTTGCTGCGAAAGAGAAGCTGAAAGTACCATTTAAATCGGAAGGGAAGGGAGAGTGGAAGATGGTTAGCATGAAGTTTAAGGCGACATCTTCAAGAACCCGAGTGAGCTTTCACAGCTCATATTACCACACTAGGGCTGACGACACTGTGTCCCTTTGTGGCCCTGTGATTGATGAAGTTCGCGTGTTGTCGGTCCGCGCCTAG